The following nucleotide sequence is from Choristoneura fumiferana chromosome 22, NRCan_CFum_1, whole genome shotgun sequence.
ACCAAGAAAAACGGAGAAAATCCTGTCGTTTCATTTACCGCACTATTTAGGgcaaattgaattttaaaaatattctgatCCCAGGACCTATGGTCATCCTTTACATATGATGCAATCATTGTGGTCACGGTCTTATTGTATCTCTCCACCATGTTCATTTGCGGGGCGTACCTTGGGCCATAATGAATACGCGGAACCCTATATGTCTTCATCAAATTACGGAACTCTGATCCAGTGAATTGAACCCCATTATCGGTAACCACTGTTTCAGGAATGCCGTGTGCTAAAAACACATAGTTTTCCATACTTTTAGCCACATTTGCACTTGTAGCCCGCCTCAAAGGAAATAACATCGTATATTTGGAGAAACAACAAGAAACTACTAAAAGATGTACAAAACCTGATCGCGACTTCGGAAGCGGTCCTACTAAATCCACGGAAATCACTTGAAATGGTCTATAACATTGTTTAGGTTTACCCATTTGACCTGGAGTGAGCGTCGTTTTATGTTTGTAGGCTGAGCATGTTGGgcactttttaataaaatttagcaCATCGCGGTACATCCCGGGCCAGAAGAATCGTAAACTTAGTCTTCGGTGTGTTTTAAAAACTCCCATGTGACCTGATGTTGGTGGTTCATGATTCTCAGCAATGACCTTAGTGCGATTCGACTCAGCAACAACTTGTTTCCACTCAAACTCGTCAGTCAAAGAATATTTCCCCTTACTATATCGGTAAAGTACACCGTTTTCTATTCGATAGTTTGGGTAGTTCTTTGGGTATGAAATACAACCTTGGTAAACTTTGTTATACCACACATCTGTCGCGGTTGCTGACGGTAAGGTATTAATAACCTCTACTTTCACCAATCGAGACAGAGCGTCAGGTATGACATTGTCTTTACCTTTCCTGTGCTctatattgaaattaaattgcgACAGGCGACATCCCCATCGGGCAAGACGTCCCGTTGGGTTTTCTAAATTCATAAACCATTTCAAAGACGCGTGGTCAGTGACGACAGTAAACGGCCTAGTACCTAGGTATGGTTCAAATTTTTCAACAGCATACACAACCGCTAGTGCCTCTCTCTCTGTCGCACTATAATTAcgctcatttttatttaaagaccTGCTTATATAGGCTATAGGATGGTCGTCTCCCTCCACGTTTTGCGTCAAGACGCCACCAATGCCATAACTAGAAGCGTCACAATGTACTGTGAACGGTTTATCAAAATCTGGACATATTAAAATGGGTGCCGATactaaatgattttttaaatccATGAATGCGTTTTCCGCGTCTGTGGACCAAACAAACTTTGTTTTCGTACTAGTAAGTGCGTTCAAAGGTGCAGCTATTGTGgagaagttttttataaaacgtcGGTACCAGGAACACGtacctaaaaacatttttacctCCTTTGCATTCTTTGGTGTTGGAAAATCTATAACCGCACGCACCTTACTTGGATCAGTCCGTAAACCGCACTCGTCTACTATGTATCCCAAATATTTGAGTGACTTGCGAAAGAAATTACTCTTTTCAAAATTTATCGTTAGATTTGCTTCCTTAATACGCTGATATACtctatttagtaataataagtgTGTATCATAATCTTCTGACACTATTATTACGTCATCGACGTAGCAAAATACCAGTCCCTTGGTCACTTCACTACAAAAGGGTGTACCAAAAAGCATGTCCATAAGCCTTTGCTGACGCGCAGGCGCTCCAGTAAGACCGAATGGcatgacattaaatttaaacagaCCCTTTCCCGGTGCAATGAAGCTAGTTTTTTCTTGTGACTGAGCATCTAACTTTATTTGCCAAAAACTTGATTTAAAATCGACTGAGCTAATAAACTTTGCGTTTCGAAGACTATCTAGTATTTGGGGTATGTAAGGTATTGCATAAGCATCCCCTTTAGTAACTGCATTTAATTTGCGACAATCCAAACAAAATCGCCATGTACCATCCGACTTGGGAACCATAAGGACCGGATTAGACCACGGACTTTCACTGTGGGTTATTACATCCAAGCTAAGCATTTTATCCACTTCCTTATGTAATTCCCTAAGCTTTTCCGGTGACATGGGGTATGGTCTACACTTAATCGGTGGTGAATCGCCGGTATCAATTTTGTGTTCAATTAAATGAGTTCTACCCAGACCCTTAGTCTCGAAAGAAATTTCGTGaaactttttaattacaatttctGCCAATTCTTTCTGTTCTGATGTCAAATTGTCATAatatgttaaattatttaattgttgaTCAATTTGAGCCGCATTTCTAATAAATTCTGTGGGTTTCTTAATATAagcaattttatcaaaaatttctGGTAATAACGAGAATTCTTTCCAAAAGTCGACTCCTAGGATAACATTCGATACTATAGTAGGTATAACGTGAAATTTTATCAATCTAGTAACCCTTTAAAAGATAGTGGCAGTGTTATAAATCCTATTGTATTGCATACTGAACCATCTGCCACAGTGACAGTAGTAGCGGATTCTACCATTTGGTAGCCTAAATTGACAAAACGCTCGTGTGCACCATTCCCTATAATCGAGATTGCAGCGCCGGAATCCAACAATGCACAAATAGTCAAATCCAGAATATTAACATGTAAATAAGGCCGAATGTCGTTGTCGTCAGGTTTAAAAAGGACCGTGGTGACggcattgtttttaaaatattgtgatACCATTTTTAACCATTTTGTACTATCAGTAGTTACGGCTTTTTCTACTGAAGTGCCGCCACGACCTTCACCAATTAGTTTTTTGGCTGTAAATTAAGTCTACACTTCGGGCACGATCGTGTCGTATACCCGAGTTGACCGCACTTAAAACACATAATACGCTTGTCGGTACACGCCTTAGTATGATGTGTATCTACCTTGCACCTATAACAATACATCTTGCCGGTATTTGACGGCTTTTGATTGTGAAACTGTGATGGTGGTCTGTACTGTGGCCGTTGGTCAACGAACTGTCGTTGGTGTTGTGGCGGTATATTTCGACTACGAGCACCATGACTAAAGGTGTTGAACGACCTCTGTTGTTGTACAGATGTAGATGCGACGGCAGTAAAGTCCTGTTTTGCAGTTTTACCTTTATAAACAAAATCAGGATTTAATGAAGACTGTTTTGGCGGTTCCGcaaataattttcctttttgACGTGCAGCCTCAATTATCCTACAACAACGACGTAAATCTTCGACGGAGTTAATTTGCTGCAATGCGAGCTGCTCCGAAAACGATGGCCTAATATTATGAAACAAGATTTCCAATTGCTCCTTATCACTTTTTGGACTCGCAAGACGTGCAAACATACCACTCATAACCGCAAAGTAAATATGAGTCGGCTCGTCTTGTCCTTGTGTTCGCGAATGGATTTCCTGCAGTAGTCTATAGTCAAAATCCGTTGGTGCAAACTCCTCGAGTAACAAAGTGCTCAACCCCTTCCAAGACTGAAACCTGTGTTTATTTCCTCTATACCATAAAAGACCTTGATCGATAAACAAACAACAAGCTGAGTTAAACAACTGCTCATCAGAAATACCAAACGCTTGAGCACGCTCGTTTACCGCTTCTAAAAACGAATGAACACTTGACAAACCGTTGAACTTATTGTTGACATATTTTAGAAGATTAAAACCTGTAGACTCTTTTGTAACCTCACATAAATCAGCACAGACACCAGAACCGGTACTTCCAGGATCGCTTTGCTTTGTTAAGAACCTATTAATAATAACCGAACATTGTTCCAACTTTGACTTTAGATTAGCACTCATTTCCTTTTCTACCTGTAACTCAAGTACAGTTAACCTGTACAGTCGAAAATAAAGGTGACAGTACAAAGCTTTGGCACGGACTAACAAACGACTTTCTTTAGTTTTCTCCAAAGAACTCAGCTTAGACTGTAACTCCTTCATTTTCTCTGTAATTACAGGCAACTCCTCACTAGCTCGCAAATCTTCACCTATTATTTCTTCAGGCAAAAATTCTGTGCATAATTTCTTAAGTTGTTTTCTCATAATGTAAACTGTATCTCCCGGTGTCTCTGCTCTAACACTGATCTCATATGTCAACTCATCTCGCAGCAacgaatgataatttattttctttaaatccaTGTTTTAGATAAGAAACAACAAAGTCCAAGTGTTATTCTAtataagtttgttttgtttacctaTGTATGAATGTTAAACACAACACTATTTCTCCTCTATCCCAGGGGTTGACCTAACAAACTGAGTAACAAAATGCTGTTTACCACTAAAAGTTTACACCAAAACTCgataaatgttaatttattatacttatatatattttatcaagTATTTTAGTTAAAAGTAACTGCAATacagtaaatactaaaaaattTTGGTATGGTACTAGAACTCCAGTATCactatttagtaagtaattctTTTAGTAACAGTTCTTACTAATGTATAACCTAGGTAGCTAGGTTGTACTTTAGAGTAGCTCTTAACCTAACATGcagtttatttgtttatgtagATAATATTTGTGAAGTAATTTAGCAGAAAAACTGCTAAGCAAAACACTAACAACTTAGTTTAGTATTCGCTAACAACTAAGTTAATTTGTAACCCGGAGGTCTGTACCAAAATTTTATCACTAATTATTAAGTTTCTAAGTTAAAACTAACCTCTCGGCTAGTATacctagttttatttataactaacaCAGTACCAagaataggtactaaaaaaaatatttcatttggtTTTTTCCttagaaatattataataatatttaaaagaatCTACTAGCAGTAATGCTAGAAGTAttctaaaaaaagtaatttttgatAATAATTGCTAGCTTTTGCTAGACAAaagaacaataaaacaataattgctAGCTTTTGCCAGACaaaagaacaataaaataattgctaGCTTTATTCAAAGTagcaataacaaaataaatccCCCAGAACAACTTCAAAGTTTATGGAACCCCGCTTAAcctaatttgtattaaaattgtcaCCTAGAACACTACAAGCACATCAAATTCACTGTTTGTGATGAAAATAGATCATAAAATGTTTAGATTATCAGGTCACTATGACTTAAAGTTGACCTTTATGacaagtttgtttgttatgttGTTTATTCACACATTACCAGTTGGCACTTATTCTTATGTACTTAAATATGTACTCACATATGTTTGTTTGACTATGTTCAACAATTataacaagattttattttattactgattAATTTACCATAATTACTAAAAGAAAGGTGTTTCTGTAATTAAACTAATGTTTGAtctttcaattttgaaatgtaAATATCTACTAATTTAAGCACTTTTCTTTATTGCATGTAAGCCAACTAAGCAAGCACAAGATTTGCAGAAAACAAGTTTATATGACATGCAAGttgtttaataattgttttgttttcaaatgTTGTTGTAAATAGTATTGTTTTAATAAGATAATTTCACTGAATTTAACActtgttttattgttgtttgacAGAATGTTACACTGAAAGCAATAGCTATTTATGAATCTTGCAACCAACAATTTCCTTATGTATCAGTATATCATATCtcaatatatattaaaatacctGTTGAACACGGTCTTGTGagaaaaaacacaatatttatttttatacactgTGGTCAAGTAAGGGTAACAAAATGAAAGTCTCTAGCAGCTACAACACAACAATACAATCACTACTATGAAATTGGATTATTTAAGAATAGAAATGCCAGCGTGCCATACGCTTCTTTTATTGACAATCCAGTCTTAAATATTATCCATAAGAAAGCAACAATTATCCAAACCTAGTGGGCGCCATTGAAAGCTGGCTCAACTGgcatggaaaaataaaataaaaatactcttcTGCAGTGAAAGTCTTTAATCAGCGAAGGTGGAATTTTAACACTGGTTCTTACATATGGTGTTTGGATAAATGTAAGGTCAGACTCCCAAGACAGAAGAGAAACAGGGTCGCGTTAACGGTTCGCGTTGTTTGGACAATTTGTTGCttcttacttattatgaaaactacaGTGTTTATGGTTGCTGAGAGATCGAAATGACTTACAGGAGGGCTCTTCTCAAACCTGACAGGTCACACTCACTCCGTGCTTCTACCGTCCGGCTGTCCTGTGCTTTGTCTCCTATCTCTTGGCTTCCACTAGATATTGATGAGCTGTCCCCAAGTACTAGTTAAAACATGCTATGTGACATCAACCATCCATGGTGACGAGGACTGGAGTAAAAGCTTCAGTATAGCGACATAGCATGAAGAAGACAGCGATAGAGATGAAAATCAATTCAGTACAGTACTTTCAGTACATACAGTTCAATAAAACGAAAActgaatatgaaaaaaatattttccctcGAAGGATTGATCTCTTTTCCTTCTCCCACCCCTAGATCCAGTactgtattatttcaaaatctCAGTGCAGTGTTGACGGCTGAAGGAAATTACAGTtccaggcgacataaaattttaaggttccacaaactacatttgaagtTGTTCTATTGCAAACTTTCAGCCATTTGGCCTTATAATTATGGGATGCCTCGGGATTCCAAGGCGGAGGCCTATTTGCCACGCAGCTCCTCTACGCAAACGCACATCCGCCGACATCATCGATGACGATGAAGAATCAAGCTGTCAAACTCAAATTCGAAACAAATGTCACTGTCAATGTCACTCGCTGTTTAAGCTACAGTAAAAAATACACGACATTGATGCTTTCAACGAAGAGACTTTTAATTCCGACAGATGCTGCAAACGTTCCGTTACACAGATAGTATAGTATTGTAAATATTAGAAAGTAGTCTACTTGACAGGTGCAAATTctgtttaaaaactataaaatagtTTGCTCTCGATTTTTCGGGTGTCTAACGAGAATGTTTtaatctgtaaaaataatgttttctacTGTAAATTTTTCcatttcttataattatatatttaattactgTTAGTTAGTTCCGTTGTAATTGGTAATTCGAGTAAGAACTGCTAAGGGACTAAAAATAACTTCAATTGTAAAACAAAATGCCAgtgcttataaaatttatttgataaaagtCTTCACAGCTAAAAATACATCATCAGCTAAATCTTTAGGCCTCTCCAACGCTGCGAAGTGCCCGCCAAAATCGTGTGACGTCATGCCTTTCAGGTTGGGGTACTTCCATCTCAAGAAAATCTCAGGGCTGTAGAATATCTCGTTCTTGAAGTTCAAGAACCATGTTTGCACTGGTGTTGGGATTCTGGAAAATGAAAGATAATGAAACCCTTCTTCATGATTCACATATTTTCTACTCGCTTTTCTCCGCGACTACATCTGCAAAAAACTTGTCTATCGCTATCAAAGTaagagtcaaagtcaaagtaaaaatatctttatgtaattcaggctataacaagcactattCGGATCGGTAAGCacagcgtagaacgtccaccaacgagatggacggatgatctgatTAAAGCCGCAGGTTAACAGTGAGCCTGCTGAAGCCACTTgcagccgaagcaactggaggtctgcgGGGGGCTTATGTCCAATACCATAGtaaacgtcctacggctgatgtgatgatgatgatgatgattattattgttttaccGATGAACTACAGAAATCCTGTTCAGTAAAATGTGCCTATCACCTAACTGGAGAGGGTTCTGCTTTGGATTTCATGTTATTAAGTGAGCATGAGTCTTGGTCTGCATATGAGTTCGCCTCTTTTGTACAATATTTCCTTTATAATCCTTTATGGAtatgattaaaaaaactgtgacctatatacgtctcacagTAAGGCAGGCGCTTCCTCGTAGATTGATAAGGCTTGGGGCTTTGGCTGAGCGTGGATTAGGCTACTATTGAGTTATTTCTCAAGTGTGTGCACAGAgaatattatttctaaatacCAAACTCACTGTTCCAATGTATGCTCCACTCCAGACAACAGTTCCTTATAAATCCTCATAGAGCTAGTGATACTTCCAGTGACCCAGTATACCATGACGTTGTCAATCAAATCGGTCATATTGTAGTGGTTGGTGATACCACCGTCAGGGAGGTACTTGTTGTTGACGTTGGTATAGAGCATGAATTTGTCGAGGATGTAGGCAGCCAGGCCTACGGGAGACTCGTTGAGAACAATACCTGGGAAAATGACAGTCTATATTgaatacaatgttttagactatcacggtcattactaattaaATCAGGGTACGTGGAATAAAACCAAGTTGAATATAGGAAAGAAAGACGTTTGATTAGTGCTAGGACTTCAATTGGTGTATTAGCCGAAAAATATCTGCGAGGGAAAAGATGTCGCATAGTATCAGGATTTGTCACGTAACCTACATCACGAAAACAATGCCTTTGTTAAATATTGCTGACGTGGAGATTGGCGACATCACTTAATTTGAAATGACTCACATGTGATCACAAGTACCAATAATGCTTAACGCACTTACCTATAGTATCAGGCTTCGTAGCCTGCAAATGGCTGTATCCTGTCTCTTCAATTAGGAATTCAATTTTCTCTTTTAGAGGATACAACTTTTCTGGATACTTCGGTTCGACCAACGTTGGCCATATGGCGCCAAGCAAAGTGCCATAAAAGGCAGGCTTGGATAATGTCATTGGCATGTTGGAGTGGAAGCCAAGCACTTCGTTGGGGAAGAGTGTGGCCATGATTGAGCCAATGAGATGGCCGAAATCTCCGCCTTGGATGTAGTATTGGGTGAATCCGAGGCGATGCATGAGGTTCCGCATTATGATGGCTATTTGGAAAGGACCGAGACCAGGTCTCACAGCTGCCTTTATTAAAAAAGAGAATTAAAAGTATAAAaggttaataaattttaaattatacaaaaatgtattaacgATAAAAACACTGAAGCCTAGCCTACAGGTATAATCTACGGCTATTTGTGGGTATGAGAATTGGTAATGAAACGGAAACTACACTATTTTTATTGAATGGGTAACTTATAACATACCTAGATGAGCAGTAAATCTCAATTAATGATGATGCCAGCTTGGTTAGAGAGCCAAAATGGTCTAATAATTAAAggttaaaggaaaaaaaaggcCTAGGGGaagataaaaaaagaagtagAAATTCTAATTACAATTCTAACAtaaatgatgataataaaataagtaagtatactaATTGTTAACTTACTTGTGAGTATCCAAACCCGGGTAAACTGGGAACGATAGCTTCAAATACGAAATCATACCGAGGTCGTTGAGTGGTCAGTAGAGGAATGACGTCATAGAACTCACGGAAAGAGCTCGGCCAACCATGCAGCAGTATGATTGGAACGACCTTTAACAAGATATACATACGAGGTATCACAAAATTTATCTTAAACTTACATGTTATCGTCAACAAACTTTACTAATTTAGCTTTCTTCTCTGCTAAAACCGTGCACGACAGTTATATTACAATTCGTGCAATACATAACTACAGGCGTAGGTATACATCTATCACACAAGCCAGACTGCTTGTAACACCTCATGACATGAAACACCGACGTGTTTTAAACTATTTACTAGTTCCTTATGAAAGTTGAGTGAATAGTTTGAAACACCAACGTCTCATATGGTATCTGTATGACATGATATACAATGTGTTAAACAGCATTCTTTATCAGTTAAAGGATGAcgcaaattataaaatatctttttagttttatttatattttcttaactttcatataaaaaaaagaaaaggaaaattgaaaaaacaagAATGAAATAGAATGTATTCATTCCTCTTTTTATAGACAGTTTAAAacatcataaaataaattaccttcACATTCTTTACTTCAGGCTTCACTCGTACAAAATGTATGTCCAATCCTTGCACATTGGTTTTATAATGCGGGAATTGGTTTAGGTATTTCTGCCGCTCTCTGTACGAGTATTTGAACTGCCAATGAGCAAAGAACTGCGCTAGCGCTTGTGAATGAACGCCGTAGGTCCACGCTGTGTCTTCGAAGGACTTGGGCTTCGTCAAGCGGCGATGATACTCGAACTTCTTTACTAATTGTTCTTGCATCTGGTGGGAGAAATGGAGTTACTGTTTTTATCAAGAGAAGCCGGAAGGCGTCTGATGTTGAACAAAAGGGAGACTTAGAATTAGAATGCCTTGAACTTGCCACTTGTAAACACCGATTGCCCGCAACGGTCACGATGTTGTTATTCCACCCGATGAGAGGACTGTCAACGCTTCGTAGATTCGTTTTCCAGTTCGTGATTGTAGTTTATGTACTTACAGCATCAGTAAACAGAATCCGGAAAGGCCTGACAGAGGTGTCTTGAGTCTCTTTGGTCTCGTTTGGTCCCCACCACTTGTCCAAATCTACTTCTGGCATCTCTGGTATATGAAACACGGAAGTGTACACGTGGTATGCTGCTACTGCTACAACAACAGCTGTTACTGTTAGAATAATCtgtaaataaagttatttgaaatacttacaagctttttggctgactgtatttttgttgACGTCTAACCAATATTatgtatacctaatttcaagtcaatctgaacattgaaaatggatcaaaattaacttgctaGATTTCAAATAGATAAACAAAAAAGAATACGAGCCGaaggtaaataatta
It contains:
- the LOC141440259 gene encoding juvenile hormone epoxide hydrolase-like isoform X1 — its product is MGKKGGKKEKLEEKKTVQKESKNSKKQGAGSSFKCCGIILTVTAVVVAVAAYHVYTSVFHIPEMPEVDLDKWWGPNETKETQDTSVRPFRILFTDAMQEQLVKKFEYHRRLTKPKSFEDTAWTYGVHSQALAQFFAHWQFKYSYRERQKYLNQFPHYKTNVQGLDIHFVRVKPEVKNVKVVPIILLHGWPSSFREFYDVIPLLTTQRPRYDFVFEAIVPSLPGFGYSQAAVRPGLGPFQIAIIMRNLMHRLGFTQYYIQGGDFGHLIGSIMATLFPNEVLGFHSNMPMTLSKPAFYGTLLGAIWPTLVEPKYPEKLYPLKEKIEFLIEETGYSHLQATKPDTIGIVLNESPVGLAAYILDKFMLYTNVNNKYLPDGGITNHYNMTDLIDNVMVYWVTGSITSSMRIYKELLSGVEHTLEQIPTPVQTWFLNFKNEIFYSPEIFLRWKYPNLKGMTSHDFGGHFAALERPKDLADDVFLAVKTFIK
- the LOC141440259 gene encoding juvenile hormone epoxide hydrolase-like isoform X2, which codes for MGKKGGKKEKLEEKKTVQKESKNSKKQGAGSSFKCCGIILTVTAVVVAVAAYHVYTSVFHIPEMPEVDLDKWWGPNETKETQDTSVRPFRILFTDAMQEQLVKKFEYHRRLTKPKSFEDTAWTYGVHSQALAQFFAHWQFKYSYRERQKYLNQFPHYKTNVQGLDIHFVRVKPEVKNVKVVPIILLHGWPSSFREFYDVIPLLTTQRPRYDFVFEAIVPSLPGFGYSQVTVRPGLGPFQIAIIMRNLMHRLGFTQYYIQGGDFGHLIGSIMATLFPNEVLGFHSNMPMTLSKPAFYGTLLGAIWPTLVEPKYPEKLYPLKEKIEFLIEETGYSHLQATKPDTIGIVLNESPVGLAAYILDKFMLYTNVNNKYLPDGGITNHYNMTDLIDNVMVYWVTGSITSSMRIYKELLSGVEHTLEQIPTPVQTWFLNFKNEIFYSPEIFLRWKYPNLKGMTSHDFGGHFAALERPKDLADDVFLAVKTFIK